From Halalkalicoccus subterraneus:
TCTTCATCGACCATGGAGATTTGTACGCCCGGTCGATGGAGATCAATGCGACCAGCGAGGCAGTATGGGGAATTGACAAAGTCGTCGGCCCGACCACTGTCCTCGACGACCTTGATGATCGGCTCGAACGTGTCGCCAGTGATCCGACTACGACCGGGATGTGTGGTGCGCCCGTGACCGAATACGAGTATACGATCCTCTCGTCGAACGCCGAATCACGGAAGATCTACTCGCTTCGCCGGGAAGGAGCGGGTCCACGGTCGATCCCGCTTGTCGCCGCGAACCACGTTGGCGAGGGACTGATAATGCGATCGGAGCGTCGTGGCGACCAATTCCGATGGCGCTTACTTCTCGACGAGCCTGCAACAGCGATCTACGAGGATATCCGTACGAACCTTCGGGAGGGGCTGTCGCTGACCGTCGAACGGCTCGGAACGCCACCGTGCTTGCTCGAAGACGGTCGTGTCCAGCAAACCCTCACGCCCGAACAAAAGGCGGCACTTGAGGCTGCGATCGAACACGGATACTACGAGGCGCCACGTCAGCAGTCGGTCACTGAGATTGCCGCCG
This genomic window contains:
- a CDS encoding helix-turn-helix domain-containing protein, with translation MREFVFTIEYETGADEVMDLFIDHGDLYARSMEINATSEAVWGIDKVVGPTTVLDDLDDRLERVASDPTTTGMCGAPVTEYEYTILSSNAESRKIYSLRREGAGPRSIPLVAANHVGEGLIMRSERRGDQFRWRLLLDEPATAIYEDIRTNLREGLSLTVERLGTPPCLLEDGRVQQTLTPEQKAALEAAIEHGYYEAPRQQSVTEIAAAVGVSRSTFQYRLNRAEAWLAQQFAADSLDVDLDVDLDSEDIEFIQ